CGGCGATCTCCGCCGTCACCCGTCCATAGCGGACGGCGTTGAGCATGGACTTGAAGCCGTCGTCCGACTGGCGGTGGATCTGCACGAGCTCCCGCACGTGCAGCTCCGCCCGGGCGTCGACCTCGAACAACGCCCCCTGGGTCTCTTGAGTCCCTGAGCCTGTCGAAGAGCCTGTCGAAGGGCCCGCCCACACCTTCGCGTCGAAGAACCAGAACGACCGGTAGTGATCCTTCACGTACCGAGCCTCATCGCCCCGGGGCGGGACCGGAGCGAGCTGATAGGGGTCGCCGAACATGACGACCTGCACACCGCCGAAGGGCTCTCCCCGCCGCCCTCTCGCCTGCCGCAGCGACCGATCGATGGCGTCCATGAGGTCGGCGTTGACCATGGAGATCTCATCGATGACGAGGGTCTCGATCGCGTTGAGGATGCGTCGGGTCGCATCGTTCTGATCGATGTCGCCGTCCCCGATGAGGCCGATCGGGAGGCGGAACAGGGAGTGGATCGTCTGCCCCTCCACGTTCAACGCTGCGACGCCCGTGGGAGCGCAGATCGCGATCTGCTTCTTCGTGTTCCAAGCGAAGTGCTGCAGCAGCGTGGACTTCCCGGTGCCGGCGCGTCCCGTGATGAACACGTGCTCGCTGGTGTCCTCGATGAGCCGGAACAGCTCCTGCTGCTCCTCGGACAGGGCGGGAAGGGACACGGTTCTCACAGGGCTGACGGGGCGGACACGGGGCGCTCCCCCATGCTACGTGCCCCGTCCGGGACGGGGCCGCCGACGCTCGGCGTCCCCCCAGGACGCCCTCCTAGACTGACCGGCATGGAGCGGGCCGGGACGCGCGCGCCCCGGCGGTCGCGCCTGGGCGCCGATCTGGCGATCCTGGGCCTCATCGGCGTCCTCCTGCTGGCCGCGATCGGCGCGGGCGGCGCGACGCTCTACCGGCAGTTCTACGGCCCGTCGGCGTTCGTGGTCCGCTATCTCGACCTGCTCTCCGAGGGGCGAGCCGCCGATGCCCTCCGCGTTCCCGGTGTCGCTATCGACCGGGAGACCCTCGATGACGCCGGGATCGACCCCGCCGCGTCCGAGGCGATGCTGCGCCGCTCCGCCCTCGGTCCGCTCAGCGACGTCGAGGTCGAATCCGAGGAGCCCTCCGGCGACGGCACCGCGGTGACCGTCAGCTACCGCGCCGGCGGCCACTCCGGCACCACCACGTTCCACGTCGCGCAGGACGGCTGGGCCGGCGTCACACCGAACTGGCGGTTCACGACCAGCCCCCTCGCCGTCGTCGAGCTCACGGTGCGCGGAGCCGACCGGTTCTCCGTGAACGGGTTCGAGGTCGACCGCCGCCAGGTCTCCGCCGCCGGGCCCGCGGCGTTGCCCCTGGAGCCTCTCCCGCTGCTCGTCTTCACCCCCGGGCTCTACTCCGTGACGGTCGACACCGCGATCGCGGAGTCCACCGGGCACGGCGTGCTCGCCGACGAGCCGCTCGCCGTGACCCCTCTCGACGTGCAGACCGAGCCGACGGAGGAGTTCGTCGACGTGGTCCAGGAGCGCGTCGAGGAGTTCCTCACCGCGTGCACCACGCAGGAGGTGCTGCAGCCCACCGCGTGCCCGTTCGGCCTGCGCGTCGAGAACAGGATCGCCGCGCCGCCGAAGTGGTCCATCGCCCAGCAGCCCGAGATCATGGTCGCGCCGTCCGACGACGGTCACTGGCAGATCCCGGCGACCGACGCCGTGGCGCACGTCGAGGTCGAGATCCAGTCCCTCTTCGACGGCTCCGTGGAGCCGGTCTCCGAAGACGTGCCCTTCCGGGTCAACGGCTCCATCGCCATCCTCCCGGACGGCTCGGCATCGATCCGCGTCGGCTCCCCGGACGATCCCGTGAAGTGAGACCGGTGCCCGGTCAGCGGCCCTGGCGCTCCGCCGCGCGCTGATCCCGGGCCGCGAGGTCGGCGAGCCGCGCGTTGTACTCCTCCAGCTCGGCATCGCCGGTGCGATCGGCATGCCGATCGCGGCGACGCTGGAGCTTGGTGTCGCTCCGGCTCCACTGGATGGCGACGGTGATCGCGAGGATGAGCGTCGGGATCTCCCCGATCGACCACGCGATGCCCCCGCCCACGTACTGGTCGGTCATCGGGTCGGCGCCCCAGTCACGGCCCATCGCACCGAACCAGTCGGCGACCATGAGCCCCTCCTGCATCATGATCGCCATGCCGAAGAACGCGTGCATGGCCATCACGGCGATGAGGGTGATGAGCCGGCCGGGGTACGGCAGGCGATACGGCACCGGGTCGGCGCCGATCAGACTCATCACGAAGAGGTACCCAGAGATCAGGAAGTGGGCGACCATCCACTCGTGCCCGAGGTGCTCGAACATCGACCAGCGCACCAGGTCGGTGAAGTAGAACGCCCAGAGGGACAGGATGAAGATCGCCGCCGCCACGATCGGGTGCGTCACGACCCTCGCGAACGGCGAGTGGACGGCCCACATGATCCATTCGCGACCACCGCGGGTGCCGTCGTCGCGCTTGTGGATGGCGCGCAGCGCGAGGGTGATCGGCGCGCCGGAGACGAGGAGCAGCGGGATCGCCATCGAGAGCATCATGTGCCCCAGCATGTGCACGCTGAAGAGGTACTCCTGGTACGCGTTGATGGGTCCGCCGGTCACCCACACCAGCAGGAGCAGACCGAGCACCCAGAACACGGTGCGGTGGATCGGCCAGCGATCGCCGCGCACCCGGAGTCGGCGCACCCCTGCGAGGTAGAAGAAGAGTCCGAAGCCCGCCGCGACGAGCCACAGCACGTCGATGTCCCAGGCCGTGAACCAGCGCTCCAGAGTGAGCTCCGGCGGCAGCAGCGAGCCGGTGAGGATCTGCGCGGGGGTCTGCGCGAACGCGGCGACCTCTCCGGTCGGCGGGGGCGTGCGCGCGAGCGCGGCCGCCGCGCCGGAGGCGAGGCCCATGAGCGCCACCTCGCCG
This genomic stretch from Microbacterium sp. Nx66 harbors:
- a CDS encoding cytochrome c oxidase assembly protein; amino-acid sequence: MSSRTETPRPTSAYRLAGIVILLVAAGAALVWALLVGGGANPPLLQDPGPVVLWGTPLAKLVMNIAGAVMLGSLVLALFGLQAGERTFDTALNIASIGAAVFTVSAGLAGFFSFMAAFNPQLSIEREFGSQLGRFLLELPLGQSWLITTILGAVITVLAFAWRTWTPTLLTALLAAVSFLPLATQGHAGDLDGHNMAVNSILLHTIGAAAWLGGLLLLVLLRGQQGLDLPRLVGRYSSLAIAAFAVVAFSGFTRSIVAVGSWEAVWTTPYGLIVVVKAVLLVGMGLLGAWYRTRLIPKLSGARASRWFWALVLGEVALMGLASGAAAALARTPPPTGEVAAFAQTPAQILTGSLLPPELTLERWFTAWDIDVLWLVAAGFGLFFYLAGVRRLRVRGDRWPIHRTVFWVLGLLLLVWVTGGPINAYQEYLFSVHMLGHMMLSMAIPLLLVSGAPITLALRAIHKRDDGTRGGREWIMWAVHSPFARVVTHPIVAAAIFILSLWAFYFTDLVRWSMFEHLGHEWMVAHFLISGYLFVMSLIGADPVPYRLPYPGRLITLIAVMAMHAFFGMAIMMQEGLMVADWFGAMGRDWGADPMTDQYVGGGIAWSIGEIPTLILAITVAIQWSRSDTKLQRRRDRHADRTGDAELEEYNARLADLAARDQRAAERQGR